cttcagagcgacttggccagagcGACACCCCGATGTCGCTCGTGTTTTCATCGCTCGGAGGCACCAGAGCGAcgcggagaagtcgctcgcgttttcatcgctCGGAGGCacgagagcgaccttaccagagcgacgcgGAGAAGTtgctcgcgttttcatcgctCGGAGACACGAGAGCGACCTGGAGaaacgtctcgcagcgacccctccaggtcgctcccgaagcctggagcggcctctcggagcgactactggaggtcgctgcgcgcctTTTGTTTGCTCGACTTCATGTtcactcaagggccttttggtcatttcattatgcacgtttttactttctaaacctaagtttaagtatcttttgtaagccattagaggcagattatcttttatcaaaagaaaaccaccaaaacctcttggaaagttcatctctttgaatcaattgatcattttgttattgcaattctgttgttttcatatctattatctgtatttctctacatgattaatctgaaatccaatatgggtttaggaggaatcatgaagagtagtgagtaatccattcttgaattcatgggttagggagattgagggtgattaggctagatctaggatgttatagtgtagatccttcttattccttgctagtagagtattcataatgcatcttctgagttggcctctcaaaagtttatctttaggcatttcccacccacaaggtgtttgatgaaatgtctgagacaactctcctaagcttttaacatactttaccaaagacatttgttgttaaaggtgttaagatagccaatagacttgttagtaatgattgctttcatattattcaaccaaagacatttgatgtttgaaatatgttagtaaatgaacattcatctagacatagagtttgtttaagattgtgtctaagcttaaggttgatagtttgattgatcatttgccatccttagttcgaaacttgatcacccaaggtctaattcctatacccatgagttctcttttatcataaccaaagaaagtcactttttttttattgttttattgtcctGTTCTTGCATTCtattattagtagtagtttaaaaccatccaaattatcggttgcacttagattaagtacgtacttgcattctcggtgctttgaaatcccttagaattggttcgacaatcttttatactgcatcatttgtcttaggaaccttgaaaactcctaacatcaaattggcgccgttgccaaattctgattAGATttcaacattgagatttagtcacttgcttgagactaagtcatttttattttcttttgttactgattctccttcttcacctccctttaagtTTTAGGTGtttgaacttgaggagcaggggaccatcaaacctagttccaagagttgcagacatcagagctttagagagagagtgtgctagagcgagaagagaagaagagcaacatgctcacttgcagagattggatattgatatggcagatcaacCGCAAGGGCTAGAACACccacagcgagcagctcgacccattggcacttatgaccgccccaacattcatggtcatagactgggaatccgagcaccggctgtggcagctaacaactttgagatcaaatcaggactcctcaacgtgatcgagaacaacaagtatcatggcttagctttagaggacccatttgatcacttggacaggttcgacagctactgtgggttgtcaaaaaccaatggtgtgtcagagGACGCCTTATAGCtcaagttattccctttctctttgggggataaggcacgtcagtgggagaagtctctacccaacGACTCTATCATCAtctgggatgactgcaagaaagcatttttggagaagttcttctctatttcaagaactgctaagctgagaaatgagatttccagctttcaacagaagaacttggatggattcagtgaagcctgggagagattcaagggctaccaagctcaatgcccacaccatggtttctctaaggaaagtttgctgagcacattctacagaGGTgatcttcctaagtacagagccagattagatacaactagcaatgggttcttcttgggaagaactgaggaagatgtagaagagctggttgacaacatggtaaagagtgacgcagtctacagtggagaccacgacagaggcagtagaacagatgacaagcaaacgaggaaggagttaaaggctctacaggataagatagacatactcattgctgataaatccacccaagagcagctgaactttgttggtaacccaaaccaAGAGACACCACATGTTGTCAATGAGGTTGaggtttggaaggtcaagaagaactgtgtttcatcaacaacaatggtagttggtacaagaaagagcccaactttcagtacaacaactaccaacagaaatcatatcctaacaaccaacagagtggttatcagcctaggaacaaccagcaaggcaactatcagcctcagcaaaaccctcctcctggtttaTCCAACAAAGGGAACCAGTCTTCTCAACAACAAGCTAAtccttctacctctactcctcaGGAAAGCACCACTGATGTTCTACTGAAACAGATCTTGGAGtttcagactagaagtgagaagcaggttggatatgagttgaagaaccttcactccaagattgatggaagttacaatgagctcaacaacaagttcagggcTTTGGAAaaccagtttgcttccatgaccaCTCACCAGAATAGCCAGCAAgggtctctacctggaaaatctgagcaaaatcCCAAGGAGTATTGCAATGTTGTCCTCTCTACTACTTCTTCAGGGATTGAATTGAGTAACCACAAGAAGGAGGTAGATGAAATTGAAAGATTGGTGTTTGGAACTGAGATTGAACAGGTTGACCATATGATTGTAGCAACAGCTGAGGCAAAGATTGTGGAGGAAGCTGACAAAATGGTTGAAGCAAAGATTTGAAGGGAGATGAACCCAGGGCTGAAACCAGTTGCGAAGAGAGCTGACCAGAAGCTGAAAGAGGTCAAGCTGGAGGACACCACTGAGGTTGAGCAGTCACCCTATGACAAGCTCCCATTTCCACAAAGGGTCCTCACCAAAGCTCAGAAGAAGATGATTTCCAAGTTCAGAAAAGACCTAAGTGATATTGGACTTAAGCTTCCAGCGATTTCGGGTATGCGTGAGGCTCATGTCCAAATGATGCTCATCAAGGACATTGTAGACCACCAAGCAGAAGTAGCAGAGCTTCTCAACATCTCAACTTTGAAACTTGATCCACCAGTCACACCAAAGTCTCTCCCAAAACTAGAATCCCAAGGGAAgttcaccttgtcttgctcccttgGTAACCTCAcctttgatgatgctcttgttgattctaGTGCAACtgtgaatgtgatctcaatggagatggtgaagagtcttGAGATTGAACACATGGAGCCAGATACTTCCTCTCTCACGTTTGGGGATTCCTCTTCTACTACCCctattggtctcatcaaggacttccctttgaagattggaTCTTGCACCATCCCTATAGACCTCACAGTCTTGAAGATGGCAACTGAAAAGAGAGTTCCATTGATCTTGGGCGCACCATTCTTTACTACTGTGGGTGCTTGCATCGATtttgccaacaagaaggtcacactcctcAATGTGAACAAAGCTGTTTCTTACCCAATTCAGTCTCCACTGGATGTTGAGTATTGTGGAACCATCACTTGTGGAAACCCCTCCATTGAGAAGAACAAGGATGCAATGGTTGTTAGTAAGAAAGAAAGTCTTGATGGAGAGTCCTCTAAAGAGATATGTGATGAACACTTGAAAAGTGCTAAAAATGAGGAGGTGAGTCGAGCCACAAAGGCTGCTCATGACAAGAAGGCCACAAGGACTCATCAACTCCAAGATGATCCAACCAAGCTTCAAGAGCCTCTCTCTCAGGTCCTCACCATCACTCTTGAAGGTGGGAAGGATCCTCCTTCTCCACTTTCCACTTGAGGTACCACTCCACCACCTttccattgtatataccagtttttctttgcatttatcTCTCTTTTAGGTATCTCTTTCAACTTACTAACACAGAGACTGTATGAACTAAGTTTGgaggaggtaccaagtatttgatcatgtttgctttgatgaatTTGCATTGAGTCTTGCACACATACctttttgcattaaaaaaaaaacatatagattgcatcacttgcatttttaggagagtctagagcatataggttgcattcacttgcattgggagcaatgatttaagatgccttgtaaagaacactatcTCACACTCGAGTAGCTATTGCATCTCTCAAAAAgccttgtatgtttcgagccttgaaactCTTCCTGAATCTCATTAGTTGCTGAAACTcaatctttgaagccaactacaaccttatttgaactgaacaaacttaatgcttcttgcttatggtcccttgtgtactgagtcatggatatacacacttgagttttcacatcctttatgccaatctttttgacaaactcgagtggtacaccactcccaaaaccatttcctccttttaagctttcattgtttgatgagtgaggcctttttcggaaagtcttacatgtgcataatgttgagagtatcgggaacgacaatgcttgatcttcattcttgctagattaggcactctattgtctagctataggtgggggtgagtattgtgattatgatttggaagcatgaaaagttcgaaggaaaagaatagactctttgtgtttaaatggataatcttattggaattaGAAGATAAACAtctagctcgagtttatgaaaagtcttggcccccgaaaaaaaaaaaagagaagaaaaatataagaaaagaaaaagaaaaaaaaaaaaaagggggctagcaaagttgttaggagctaagattgttttgaagttgaggaaaatcctttatagatttcaaagaaaaagagttttatgtgcaaagtgttcttgggttcttttggtgagagatgtgagttgggtttgacattgggaagtgattgtgtaacttgtatgtttgggaaaagcgAAGAACAATGGatattgagcattgtatgcatgagttggtccctttcttagatatattatgtgcaatgtcaaggctaattgtttcgagagtaaaccaccttaaagatcatatatcttgaacctcttgactcacttgaataaaaagccttcccttacccaaccaaatgatttggaccaattgaccatttgcaagaattcacctgatgttttatgcttaatgaatgtgagagttggttgatttgaatgtgtggatgcttgatgatgagtgtaagggcaaagggagttgagataggcctagagaagctagagtgtaataagagagtgtgctcatgttggattagatgttgaattgagTGCTAGTTGTATTtgttttggctatgagctcccaccttcaaccctctctccctatgagttctagaaagttcacttgtggacaagtaaaagaacaagtttgggggagttgatatcttgcatatttccattgttttatccattcacccatgtgcattttgatcatatagactaggatttagccatgtttaggttgcattttgcatacatgagtctttatcaggtattggagtacaacatggagttcttggagacatttgggtgcatttggagctcaaaagaggtgataaaggtgatcattggacgagcagtgcatgggagcgacctcaccggagcgacaccgtAAAGTCGCTGTGACATCCcttcagagcgacttggccagagcGACACCCCGATGTCGCTCGTGTTTTCATCGCTCGGAGGCACCAGAGCGACGCGGAGAattcgctcgcgttttcatcgctCGGAGGCacgagagcgaccttaccaTAGCGACGCGGAGAAGTCGCTCTCGTTTTCATCGCTCGGAGACACGAGAGCGACCCGGAGCGAagtctcgcagcgacccctccaggtcgctctcgaagcctggagcgacctctcggagcgactactggaggtcgctgcgcgcctTTTGTTTGCTCGACTTCATGTtcactcaagggccttttggtcatttcattatgtacgtttttactttctaaacctaagtttaagtatcttttgtaagccattggaaGCAGgttatcttttatcaaaagaaaaccaccaaaacctcttggaaagttcatctctttgaatcaattgatcattttgttattgcaattctgttgttttcatatctattatatgtatttctctacatgattaatctgaaatccaatatgggtttaagaggaatcatgaagagtagtgagtaattcattcttgaattcatgggttagggagattaagggtgattaggctagatctaggatgttatagtgtagatccttcttattccttgcgagtagagtattcataatgcatcttctgagttggcatCTCAAAAGTTTATcgttaggcatttcccaccaacaaggtgtttgatgaaatgtctgagacaactcttctaagcttttaacatactttaccaaagacatttgttgttaaaggtgttaagatagtcaatagacttgttagtaatgattgctttcatattattcaaccaaagacatttgatgtttgaaatatgttagtaaatgaacattcatctagacataaagtttgtttaagattgtgtctaagcttaaggttgatagtttgattgatcatttgccatccttagttcgaaacttgatcacccaaggtctaattcctatacccatgagttctcttttatcataaccaaagaaagtcatttttttattgttttattgttctgttcttgcattctattattagtagtagtttaaaaccatccaaattatcggttgcacttagattaagtacgtacttgcattctcggtgctttgaaatcccttagaattggttcgacaatcttttatactgcATCacttgtcttaggagcctttaaaactcctaacatcaaattggcgccgttgccaaattctgattAGATttcaacattgagatttagtcacttgcttgagactaagtcatttttattttcttttgttactgattctccttcttcacctccctttaagtTTTAGGTGtttgaacttgaggagcaggggaccatcaaacctagttccaagagttgcagacatcagagctttagagagagagtgtgctagagcgagaagagaagaagagcaacatgctcacttgcagagattggatattgatatggcagatcaacTGCAAGGGCTAGA
This region of Brassica napus cultivar Da-Ae chromosome C5, Da-Ae, whole genome shotgun sequence genomic DNA includes:
- the LOC125587269 gene encoding uncharacterized protein LOC125587269; translated protein: MNPGLKPVAKRADQKLKEVKLEDTTEVEQSPYDKLPFPQRVLTKAQKKMISKFRKDLSDIGLKLPAISGMREAHVQMMLIKDIVDHQAEVAELLNISTLKLDPPVTPKSLPKLESQGKFTLSCSLGNLTFDDALVDSSATVNVISMEMVKSLEIEHMEPDTSSLTFGDSSSTTPIGLIKDFPLKIGSCTIPIDLTVLKMATEKRVPLILGAPFFTTVGACIDFANKKVTLLNVNKAVSYPIQSPLDVEYCGTITCGNPSIEKNKDAMVVSKKESLDGESSKEICDEHLKSAKNEEVSRATKAAHDKKATRTHQLQDDPTKLQEPLSQVLTITLEGGKDPPSPLST